A single genomic interval of Devosia oryziradicis harbors:
- a CDS encoding response regulator has product MTRRRIIIVDDHPLFRAALRQTLSGGDATVSVEEAGDLNGLSAALDADRDCDLVLLDLNMPGVRGFSGLLLLRAQYPDIPVMIISAVEDNTVIRRAFELGAAGYLHKSVGPTEIRRAIETVLSGEVFVPQGTTLDGDDSHTALMRRLSTLTPQQVRVLMMLSDGLMNKQIAYELSISEATVKAHVSAILQKLDVDSRTQAVIAAARIEDGQFEALFSIGAAKA; this is encoded by the coding sequence ATGACCCGCCGCCGCATTATCATCGTCGACGATCACCCGCTGTTCCGGGCGGCCTTGCGGCAGACCCTGTCGGGCGGCGACGCAACCGTGTCGGTGGAGGAAGCCGGCGATCTCAATGGCCTGAGTGCGGCGCTGGATGCCGACCGCGACTGCGACCTGGTGCTGCTTGACCTCAACATGCCCGGTGTCCGGGGCTTTTCCGGCCTGCTGCTACTGCGCGCGCAATATCCCGATATTCCGGTGATGATCATTTCCGCTGTCGAGGACAATACCGTCATCCGGCGGGCCTTCGAATTGGGGGCAGCTGGGTATCTTCACAAGTCGGTGGGACCGACCGAGATCCGCCGCGCCATCGAGACCGTACTGTCGGGCGAGGTCTTCGTACCGCAAGGGACGACGCTTGATGGCGATGACAGCCACACCGCCTTGATGCGCCGGCTCTCAACCCTGACGCCGCAGCAGGTGCGCGTGCTGATGATGCTCAGCGATGGCCTGATGAACAAGCAGATCGCCTATGAGCTCAGCATCTCGGAGGCGACGGTCAAGGCGCATGTTTCGGCCATCCTGCAGAAGCTGGATGTCGACAGCCGCACCCAGGCGGTGATTGCCGCGGCGCGCATCGAGGACGGCCAGTTCGAAGCGCTGTTTTCAATCGGCGCTGCCAAGGCGTAG
- the metZ gene encoding O-succinylhomoserine sulfhydrylase, which yields MSRENNPLLDPKRLGAATQMVHGGDKRTPFNETSEAVFLNSGYSYPSSEHAELLFQNKIPGGHNYSRFANPTVDIFQERMALIEGAEAGRAFASGMAAVTNAVMSQVRAGDHIVAAQALFGGCRYVVEDYAPRFGVQSTLVDGRDPQNFARAMQPNTKVVFIETPTNPTLELVDIQAVADIAHAHGAKLIVDNVFSTALYQKPLQLGADLVTYSATKHIDGQGRVLGGIVLGSKALIEGDVHTFLRQTGATLSAFNAWVLLKGLETYELRIRQMTDSAEKVAAALEGHPKVNRVIYPHLPSHPQYALAKRQMTRGSTLLAIDVKGGQEGAFTLSDSLAVILISNNLGDAKSLITHPRTTTHARLTEEVRLETGVTPGLLRLSVGLESPDDLIADLMYGLDQV from the coding sequence ATGTCCCGAGAGAACAACCCCCTCCTTGATCCGAAGCGGCTCGGTGCAGCAACGCAGATGGTCCATGGCGGTGACAAGCGCACGCCCTTCAACGAGACCAGCGAGGCGGTCTTCCTCAATTCGGGCTATTCCTATCCAAGTTCCGAGCACGCCGAACTGCTGTTCCAGAACAAGATTCCGGGTGGCCACAACTATTCCCGCTTCGCCAACCCGACGGTTGATATCTTCCAGGAGCGCATGGCGCTGATCGAAGGCGCCGAAGCCGGCCGGGCCTTTGCCTCGGGCATGGCGGCCGTCACCAATGCGGTGATGAGCCAGGTTCGTGCGGGTGATCACATCGTTGCGGCCCAGGCCCTCTTCGGCGGTTGCCGCTATGTGGTGGAAGACTATGCGCCGCGCTTCGGCGTGCAATCGACGCTGGTCGATGGTCGCGACCCCCAGAATTTCGCCCGCGCCATGCAGCCCAACACCAAGGTCGTGTTCATCGAAACGCCGACCAATCCGACCCTGGAACTGGTCGATATTCAGGCCGTGGCCGACATTGCCCATGCCCACGGCGCCAAGCTGATCGTCGACAACGTGTTTTCAACGGCCCTTTACCAGAAGCCGCTGCAACTGGGCGCCGACCTCGTCACCTATTCGGCGACCAAGCATATCGACGGGCAGGGGAGGGTGCTCGGTGGCATCGTGCTCGGCTCAAAGGCCCTTATCGAGGGCGACGTCCACACCTTCCTGCGCCAGACCGGGGCGACGCTCAGCGCCTTTAACGCCTGGGTACTGCTCAAGGGTCTTGAAACCTACGAATTGCGCATCCGGCAGATGACCGACAGCGCCGAGAAGGTGGCCGCGGCTCTCGAAGGCCATCCCAAGGTCAACCGCGTGATCTATCCGCATCTCCCCAGCCACCCGCAATACGCACTGGCCAAACGGCAGATGACCCGTGGCTCGACGCTGCTGGCCATCGATGTCAAGGGCGGGCAGGAGGGCGCCTTCACTCTCTCGGACAGCCTAGCGGTCATCCTGATTTCGAACAACCTGGGCGACGCCAAGTCGCTGATCACCCATCCGCGCACCACTACGCATGCGCGACTGACCGAAGAGGTGCGGTTGGAAACCGGGGTAACGCCGGGCTTGTTGCGGCTATCGGTCGGGCTCGAAAGCCCCGACGACCTCATTGCCGATCTGATGTATGGGTTGGATCAGGTTTAG
- a CDS encoding DUF4087 domain-containing protein — MKLHVLASLAILLSTLPGYAADGDVPENIQGRWVDKGKACDASGEPMVVSATSLVYSDGRVDDVVFEAGTGGDGVIGLRSEDVSSYEYVAADDTLLFRPEGFGMGSTFPMVRCQERTSILERRCGWLANLSSGNWWLVDADAAWILREKADDNAAVTAVMDMVPAFDPDQYVSMGQYYGYGCACMTMTTDSAQDRILAITSSKREPLATCQADPSLPAIIE, encoded by the coding sequence ATGAAGCTGCATGTCCTGGCCAGTCTCGCAATCCTGCTGAGCACCCTGCCCGGATACGCGGCCGATGGCGACGTACCCGAGAACATCCAGGGCCGGTGGGTGGACAAGGGCAAGGCATGCGATGCCAGCGGCGAACCGATGGTCGTTTCGGCCACATCGCTGGTCTATTCCGACGGCAGAGTGGATGATGTTGTTTTCGAAGCCGGCACCGGCGGCGACGGCGTCATCGGTCTGCGCAGCGAGGATGTGTCCAGCTACGAATACGTGGCAGCCGACGACACGCTGCTGTTTCGGCCGGAAGGCTTTGGCATGGGCTCGACCTTTCCCATGGTCCGCTGCCAGGAGCGCACGAGCATCCTCGAGCGCCGTTGCGGTTGGCTCGCCAATCTCAGTTCGGGAAATTGGTGGCTGGTCGATGCCGACGCCGCCTGGATCCTGCGCGAAAAAGCCGACGACAACGCTGCCGTGACGGCGGTCATGGACATGGTGCCTGCCTTCGATCCGGACCAGTATGTTTCGATGGGGCAGTATTACGGCTATGGCTGTGCCTGCATGACCATGACCACGGACAGTGCGCAGGACCGCATCCTTGCCATCACCAGCAGCAAGCGCGAGCCTCTGGCCACTTGCCAGGCCGACCCATCCCTGCCTGCCATCATCGAATAG
- a CDS encoding tellurite resistance TerB family protein — protein sequence MSNAAHDALIHLMIVAASSDSAMTEKELVRIQTLIGRLPVFEGFDKNRLAAVANACADKLNGPGGLDQVIDDAIAALPKKLQDTAYAVAVEVASVDLYLEQEELRFLELLRDKLDLDRLTTAAIEVAARARHRRMPS from the coding sequence ATGTCCAACGCTGCCCACGACGCCCTCATCCACCTGATGATCGTCGCTGCCTCGTCCGATAGCGCCATGACGGAAAAGGAACTGGTGCGCATCCAGACCCTGATCGGACGGCTGCCGGTGTTCGAAGGCTTCGACAAGAACCGGCTCGCAGCGGTAGCCAATGCCTGCGCCGACAAGCTCAACGGTCCCGGCGGGCTCGACCAGGTGATCGACGACGCCATCGCGGCGCTGCCCAAGAAGCTGCAGGACACTGCCTATGCCGTGGCCGTGGAAGTCGCCTCGGTCGATCTCTATCTGGAACAGGAAGAACTGCGCTTCCTCGAATTGCTGCGCGACAAGCTCGATCTCGATCGGCTGACCACGGCTGCGATCGAAGTCGCGGCGCGGGCGCGGCACCGCAGGATGCCCAGCTAG
- a CDS encoding DUF2161 domain-containing phosphodiesterase translates to METALYLPVKAFLEAAGYAVKGEVGSCDLVGLSPSDPPVVVICELKLTFNLELILQAVDRAAIADEVWIAARISKGRGREVDKRYRDLCRRLGIGMLAVTEQGSVSVIVPSVTPMPRTNPKRRSRLVREHQRRRGDPALGGSTRTPIMTAYRQQALICAEALLAGPLRPRDMRPAAPDAGKILLGNVYGWFERVQPGIYQLTEPGRLAAMQHRSASAAAPQAQ, encoded by the coding sequence ATGGAAACGGCGCTCTACCTGCCGGTCAAGGCCTTCCTCGAAGCGGCAGGCTATGCGGTCAAGGGCGAGGTCGGCAGTTGCGACCTGGTCGGCCTGAGCCCGTCTGACCCGCCGGTCGTGGTGATCTGCGAACTCAAGCTCACCTTCAATCTCGAACTGATCCTGCAGGCGGTCGACCGCGCGGCGATCGCCGACGAAGTGTGGATCGCCGCAAGGATTTCCAAAGGCAGGGGCCGGGAGGTCGACAAGCGCTATCGCGACCTCTGCCGTCGGCTGGGGATCGGCATGCTCGCCGTCACTGAGCAGGGCAGTGTCAGCGTCATCGTTCCGTCGGTCACGCCCATGCCGCGCACCAACCCGAAACGCCGGTCACGGCTGGTACGCGAGCACCAGCGCCGGCGTGGCGACCCGGCCCTGGGTGGCAGTACGCGCACGCCGATCATGACGGCCTATCGGCAGCAGGCCTTGATCTGCGCCGAGGCGCTGCTTGCCGGACCGCTGCGGCCGCGGGACATGCGGCCGGCCGCACCCGATGCCGGCAAGATCTTGCTCGGCAATGTCTATGGCTGGTTCGAGCGGGTGCAGCCGGGCATCTACCAACTGACCGAGCCTGGTCGCCTTGCAGCAATGCAGCATCGCAGCGCTTCAGCGGCCGCGCCTCAAGCTCAGTAG
- a CDS encoding lysine--tRNA ligase: MSSAKLPPLDPAFFDAAQTARAWPFEEARKLVKRLEKSGKGEALFETGYGPSGLPHIGTFGEVARTTMVRTAFRLLTRDQVPTRLLCFSDDLDGMRKIPDTVPSKEAMEPHLQKPLTSVPDPWTNEFDSFGHHNNAMLRRFLDTFGFDYEFASATDYYKSGRFDAVLRRAAERYDDIMKVMLPTLGAERQATYSPFLPISPISGRVLYVPMKEVDAKNGMVTFEDEDGRDTTVPVTGGHVKMQWKPDFGMRWAALGVDFEMFGKDHQTNAPIYDKICEILGGQAPEHYVYELFLDSEGQKISKSKGNGLTIDEWLTYASTDSLGLYMFQKPRTAKRLHFDVIPRAVDEYYSFNAGYQEQEVAARLENPVFHVHFGNVPKIDMPVTFALLLNLATASNPETPEVMWGYISAYAPGVSPQTHPHLDALVGYAMRYFRDFVKKTYRAPDDVERDALEKLSEAFAGLPSDANNEAIQNAALDVAREIDRYQDHSKTGPNGGPGVSGEFFQMLYQVLIGQERGPRFGSFAALYGIDNTRKLIADALAGKFVKAE, encoded by the coding sequence TTGTCGTCCGCCAAGCTTCCGCCCCTCGATCCCGCGTTCTTCGACGCAGCCCAGACTGCCCGCGCCTGGCCGTTCGAGGAAGCCCGGAAACTGGTGAAGCGGCTGGAGAAGTCGGGCAAGGGCGAGGCCCTGTTCGAGACGGGCTATGGCCCTTCGGGCCTGCCCCATATCGGCACCTTCGGCGAAGTGGCGCGCACCACCATGGTGCGCACGGCCTTTCGCCTGCTGACGCGCGACCAGGTGCCGACGCGCCTGCTGTGCTTTTCCGATGACCTCGATGGCATGCGCAAGATCCCGGACACCGTACCCTCCAAGGAGGCGATGGAGCCGCATCTGCAGAAGCCACTGACTTCGGTGCCCGATCCCTGGACCAACGAGTTCGACAGCTTCGGCCACCACAACAACGCCATGCTGCGCCGCTTCCTCGATACCTTCGGGTTCGATTACGAATTTGCCAGCGCCACCGACTACTACAAGTCCGGCCGGTTCGACGCCGTGCTGCGCCGCGCGGCCGAGCGGTACGACGACATCATGAAGGTGATGCTGCCAACGCTGGGCGCCGAGCGCCAGGCGACTTATTCACCGTTCCTTCCGATCTCCCCGATCTCCGGGCGTGTCCTCTATGTGCCGATGAAGGAAGTCGACGCCAAGAACGGCATGGTCACCTTCGAGGATGAAGACGGCCGCGATACCACGGTGCCGGTCACGGGCGGCCACGTTAAGATGCAGTGGAAGCCCGATTTCGGCATGCGCTGGGCGGCGCTGGGCGTCGATTTCGAGATGTTCGGCAAGGACCACCAGACCAACGCCCCGATCTACGACAAGATCTGCGAAATCCTCGGCGGCCAGGCACCCGAACACTACGTCTACGAACTGTTCCTCGATTCCGAGGGGCAGAAGATCTCCAAGTCCAAGGGCAATGGCCTCACCATCGATGAATGGTTGACCTATGCCAGCACCGATAGCCTGGGGCTCTACATGTTCCAGAAGCCGCGCACGGCCAAGCGGCTGCATTTCGACGTCATCCCGCGCGCGGTGGACGAGTATTACAGCTTCAACGCCGGCTACCAGGAGCAGGAGGTTGCGGCGCGCCTGGAAAATCCGGTCTTCCACGTGCATTTCGGCAACGTACCCAAGATCGACATGCCGGTGACCTTCGCCCTGCTGCTGAACCTGGCGACCGCGTCTAACCCGGAAACGCCAGAGGTGATGTGGGGCTATATCTCGGCCTATGCGCCGGGCGTTTCGCCGCAGACCCATCCGCATCTGGACGCGCTGGTCGGCTACGCCATGCGCTACTTCCGCGACTTCGTCAAAAAGACCTATCGCGCCCCTGACGATGTCGAGCGGGATGCGCTCGAAAAGCTGTCCGAGGCTTTCGCAGGTCTTCCGTCCGACGCGAATAACGAAGCCATCCAGAACGCCGCTCTCGACGTGGCCCGTGAGATCGACCGTTATCAGGATCACTCCAAGACCGGCCCCAATGGCGGCCCGGGAGTGTCCGGCGAGTTCTTCCAGATGCTCTATCAGGTGTTGATCGGGCAGGAACGCGGTCCGCGCTTCGGCTCGTTTGCCGCGCTCTATGGCATCGACAACACGCGAAAGCTGATCGCCGATGCCCTGGCCGGAAAGTTCGTCAAAGCCGAATAA
- a CDS encoding DUF952 domain-containing protein: MHFSTAEQLPETLRLHFAGQGDLVLLAVRSADLGDGLVWEPSRGGALFPHLHGGPLKLDAVAWEAPLSVAADGSCTLPEAVR; encoded by the coding sequence ATGCACTTTTCCACCGCCGAGCAATTGCCCGAAACGTTGCGGCTGCATTTTGCCGGGCAGGGGGACCTCGTGCTGCTGGCCGTGCGCAGCGCCGACCTGGGCGACGGCCTGGTCTGGGAGCCTTCGCGCGGCGGCGCGCTCTTCCCGCACCTCCATGGCGGGCCGCTCAAGCTCGATGCCGTCGCGTGGGAGGCGCCGCTGAGCGTCGCCGCGGATGGCTCCTGCACCCTGCCCGAGGCCGTGCGATGA
- a CDS encoding quinone-dependent dihydroorotate dehydrogenase: protein MILSALSPLMRIPALSGLTREALLKMDPETAHGATITALRLGLAPEQSHPDGAELRTTLCGLELTNPVGMAAGFDKNAEVARPLALMGFGMVEIGTVTPRPQAGNPKPRLFRVAAAEGVINRMGFNNEGHEAAFARLKGQRVPAALGVNIGANKDSSDFVADYVVGVQRFADLADYLTVNVSSPNTPGLRNLQADEALRRLLGEVLSARAKARTRVPVFLKIAPDLDQAALDTIAAVVLATDLDGLIVSNTTIGRDAVAGMENATESGGLSGKPLFDLSTQRLAQMRQRVGALPIIGVGGIHSPQSALAKIEAGANAIQLYSAMVFGGLDLLDRLKRGLVAAVRAQGKTNIGQLVGTKTAEWAAGAR, encoded by the coding sequence ATGATCCTTTCAGCCCTCTCGCCGCTCATGCGCATCCCGGCTCTGTCCGGCCTCACGCGCGAAGCCCTGCTCAAGATGGACCCCGAGACCGCGCATGGCGCGACCATCACCGCCCTCCGGCTCGGCCTGGCACCCGAGCAGAGCCATCCCGATGGCGCCGAGCTGCGCACCACCTTGTGCGGACTGGAACTGACCAATCCGGTGGGCATGGCGGCCGGTTTCGACAAGAATGCCGAAGTGGCCCGTCCGCTGGCGCTGATGGGCTTCGGCATGGTGGAGATCGGCACGGTCACCCCGCGCCCGCAAGCCGGCAACCCCAAGCCCCGCCTGTTCCGTGTCGCTGCGGCCGAAGGCGTCATCAATCGCATGGGGTTCAACAATGAAGGGCACGAGGCGGCGTTCGCCAGGCTAAAGGGCCAGCGTGTGCCCGCAGCGCTGGGCGTCAATATCGGCGCCAACAAGGACAGCAGTGACTTCGTCGCCGATTATGTGGTGGGCGTACAGCGTTTCGCCGACCTGGCCGACTATCTGACCGTCAACGTCTCCTCCCCTAATACGCCAGGGCTGCGCAACCTCCAGGCCGACGAAGCGCTGCGCCGCCTTTTGGGCGAAGTGCTCTCCGCCCGCGCCAAGGCCAGGACCAGGGTCCCGGTTTTTCTCAAGATCGCACCCGATCTGGACCAAGCCGCGCTCGACACCATCGCTGCCGTGGTTCTGGCCACCGACCTTGACGGCCTCATCGTCTCCAATACTACCATCGGTCGCGATGCGGTGGCGGGCATGGAAAATGCGACGGAATCTGGTGGCCTGTCGGGCAAGCCGCTGTTCGATCTGTCCACCCAGCGTCTGGCACAGATGCGCCAGCGGGTGGGCGCGCTGCCCATCATCGGTGTAGGCGGAATCCATTCTCCGCAATCGGCCCTCGCCAAGATCGAAGCGGGCGCCAACGCCATCCAGCTCTATTCAGCCATGGTATTCGGTGGGCTGGACCTGCTCGACCGGCTCAAGCGCGGCCTTGTCGCCGCGGTGCGGGCCCAGGGCAAGACCAATATCGGGCAACTGGTGGGAACCAAGACTGCGGAATGGGCGGCAGGCGCGCGCTAG
- a CDS encoding transporter substrate-binding domain-containing protein: MLCTLILALLTNPAFAQALPYHSDPSAREILPSLTPVPAIRFLTTADFPPFNFRDASGELIGFNIDLAKRICAEANVACTIQAWPWEQAASALADSQGDALIAGLAMTDENGAQFDFSSIYLALPGRFVTRAPDIGVFDANALAGKTVSVRAGSTHETFLTRYLPDVTLARFDSEIAALEAVEDGKADAFFGDAMRASFWLNENLTCCGFAGEPYFRPNLFGEGLSIAVPAGHDAVRHAIDWALVKLKDNGTLDELYLRWFPVGFY; the protein is encoded by the coding sequence ATGCTCTGCACCCTCATCCTGGCCCTCCTCACCAACCCCGCCTTTGCCCAGGCTCTCCCCTATCATTCCGATCCGAGCGCGCGGGAGATCCTGCCCAGCCTGACGCCGGTGCCGGCAATCCGATTTCTCACCACGGCCGATTTTCCCCCCTTCAATTTCCGCGATGCCAGCGGCGAACTGATCGGCTTCAACATCGATCTGGCCAAGCGCATCTGTGCCGAGGCCAATGTTGCCTGCACTATCCAGGCCTGGCCCTGGGAGCAGGCGGCCAGCGCGCTTGCCGACAGCCAGGGCGACGCCCTGATCGCCGGGCTCGCCATGACCGACGAGAACGGCGCACAGTTCGACTTCTCCTCGATCTACCTGGCGCTGCCCGGCCGCTTCGTTACCCGCGCGCCCGATATTGGCGTTTTCGACGCCAACGCGCTGGCCGGCAAGACGGTCTCGGTTCGCGCCGGCAGCACCCACGAGACCTTCCTCACCCGCTATCTGCCCGACGTCACGCTGGCCCGTTTCGACAGCGAAATCGCCGCGCTCGAGGCGGTGGAGGACGGCAAGGCGGATGCCTTTTTTGGCGATGCCATGCGCGCCTCGTTCTGGCTCAACGAGAACCTGACCTGCTGCGGCTTTGCGGGCGAACCCTATTTCCGGCCGAACCTGTTCGGTGAGGGTCTGTCTATCGCGGTCCCCGCCGGCCATGACGCGGTGCGTCACGCCATCGATTGGGCGCTGGTCAAGCTCAAGGACAACGGCACGCTGGACGAACTTTACCTGCGCTGGTTTCCCGTGGGTTTCTACTGA
- a CDS encoding S24 family peptidase → MLSHRAIWDGIDALARRQGHSVSALAKLAGLDATAFNVSKRISKDGRERWPSTESISKILEATGESFDSFLNGAGAYMQAERASATVPLLGLAQAGTGGFFDSAGFPSGQGWDEIALPAPGEGGIYALEVQGDSMEPLYREGDRIVVSPTEQVRRGDRVVVKTRDGEVMAKILHRQTGKQIELRSINPAYEPRIFELSDIEWIARIIWASQ, encoded by the coding sequence ATGCTGTCACACCGCGCCATCTGGGACGGTATCGACGCCCTTGCCCGGCGGCAGGGCCATTCCGTGTCGGCGCTGGCCAAGCTTGCCGGCCTCGACGCGACGGCATTCAACGTCTCCAAGCGCATCAGCAAGGACGGGCGGGAGCGCTGGCCTTCCACCGAGAGCATTTCCAAGATCCTCGAAGCCACCGGGGAGAGCTTCGACAGCTTTCTCAACGGCGCGGGGGCCTACATGCAGGCCGAGCGCGCCAGTGCGACGGTTCCGCTGCTGGGCTTGGCGCAGGCCGGTACGGGCGGGTTTTTCGACAGCGCCGGCTTTCCGTCCGGCCAAGGCTGGGACGAGATCGCCCTGCCCGCCCCCGGCGAGGGCGGCATTTACGCGCTTGAAGTGCAGGGCGACTCGATGGAGCCGCTCTATCGCGAAGGCGACCGGATCGTGGTCTCGCCGACCGAGCAGGTGCGGCGCGGTGATCGCGTGGTGGTCAAGACCCGCGATGGTGAGGTGATGGCCAAGATCCTCCACCGCCAGACCGGAAAGCAGATCGAACTGCGTTCAATCAACCCGGCCTATGAACCGCGCATCTTCGAGTTGAGCGACATCGAATGGATCGCCCGGATCATCTGGGCCAGCCAGTGA
- a CDS encoding 2'-deoxycytidine 5'-triphosphate deaminase: MDKQQAWPQGVFPARLIELLHKQGAIVATRPFDSDQVQPASLDLRLGDVAYRVRSSFLPGPGHSVAERIEALKLHEIDLTKGAVLERGCVYLVPLQERLALPDTVSASANPKSSTGRLDVFTRVIGDRARGFDQMPSGYQGPLYLEVSPRTFPVLVRTGSRLSQMRFRSGDNRLTVAEHQALHASDTLVFNNNVPVGEGVALSIDLKGENRNGLIGFRSKRHTAVVDVDKKAALDVLDFWDPLLNRGREELILDPDEFYILVSDEAVHVPPTHAAEMVPFDPLVGEFRVHYAGFFDPGFGHSSAGGTGSRAVLEVRSREVPFLLGHGQTIGRLIYERLAEAPDRLYGSALGSNYQAQTLKLSKHFKPYSG; this comes from the coding sequence ATGGACAAGCAACAGGCCTGGCCGCAGGGCGTTTTTCCGGCGCGTTTGATCGAGCTCCTGCACAAGCAGGGCGCCATCGTCGCAACGCGTCCGTTCGACAGCGACCAGGTGCAACCAGCCAGCCTCGACCTGCGACTGGGAGACGTCGCCTATCGGGTCCGATCGAGCTTCCTGCCGGGGCCGGGCCATTCGGTTGCCGAGCGCATCGAGGCGCTCAAGCTGCACGAGATCGACCTGACCAAGGGCGCCGTGCTGGAGCGTGGCTGTGTCTATCTGGTGCCGTTGCAGGAGCGACTGGCTTTACCCGACACGGTCAGCGCCTCGGCCAATCCCAAGAGCTCCACCGGCCGGCTCGACGTATTCACCCGCGTCATCGGTGATCGGGCCCGCGGTTTCGACCAGATGCCGTCGGGTTACCAGGGCCCGCTCTATCTCGAAGTCAGCCCGCGCACCTTCCCCGTGCTGGTCCGCACCGGCTCACGGCTCAGCCAGATGCGGTTCCGCTCGGGTGACAATCGCCTGACGGTAGCCGAACACCAGGCGCTGCACGCCTCCGATACGCTGGTGTTCAACAACAACGTCCCGGTTGGCGAGGGGGTGGCGCTGTCGATCGACCTCAAGGGCGAGAACCGCAATGGCCTCATCGGCTTCCGCTCCAAGCGCCATACGGCCGTGGTCGATGTGGACAAGAAAGCGGCGCTCGATGTGCTCGACTTCTGGGATCCGCTGCTCAATCGCGGTCGCGAGGAGCTGATCCTGGATCCAGACGAGTTCTACATCCTGGTCAGCGACGAGGCGGTGCATGTACCGCCAACCCACGCCGCGGAAATGGTGCCTTTCGATCCGCTGGTGGGCGAGTTCCGCGTCCACTACGCCGGCTTCTTCGACCCGGGCTTTGGCCATTCATCGGCCGGCGGCACCGGCAGCCGTGCGGTGCTGGAAGTGCGCAGCCGCGAAGTGCCGTTCCTGCTCGGTCACGGCCAGACCATCGGCCGGCTGATCTACGAGCGATTGGCCGAGGCGCCGGACCGGCTCTATGGCTCGGCGCTGGGCTCCAACTACCAGGCCCAGACGCTCAAGCTCTCCAAGCACTTCAAGCCGTATTCGGGCTAG